A region from the Vicia villosa cultivar HV-30 ecotype Madison, WI linkage group LG3, Vvil1.0, whole genome shotgun sequence genome encodes:
- the LOC131659450 gene encoding uncharacterized protein LOC131659450, with amino-acid sequence MKWEFVSHRRLALERELGKDDIGCKEVISLVKEAGLTKTISGIGDCYETIVKEFIVNIPGDCDNKRSRDYKKVFVRGKCVEFSPRIINRYLGRCEDDQSKEEVTNNVVYKEITAGQVTQWPRMKKLSVSNMSVKYVVLNKIGAANWVPTNHTSSITVGLGKFIYIVGTKINFDLGTYIFEQTIKHAHSFVVKMPIASPTLICAIIFSQHIGIMNNAYIVSKSESPLYLHYKLFIGTHVPDIVTTSGKEVANLASKEETIAELQETCKELNEIIKTCTGRKIRLENLIRSLDQDKGVTDRDEDNQEAKEENDEVKRPAEKKK; translated from the coding sequence ATGAAATGGGAGTTTGTAAGCCATAGAAGGTTAGCCTTAGAAAGAGAATTGGGAAAGGATGATATTGGATGCAAGGAAGTCATTAGTCTCGTTAAGGAAGCAGGACTAACTAAGACTATTTCTGGAATAGGTGATTGTTACGAAACTATTGTGAAGGAATTCATAGTGAACATTCCTGGTGATTGTGATAATAAAAGAAGTAGAGATTACAAGAAGGTGTTTGTCAGAGGCAAATGTGTGGAATTTTCTCCTAGAATAATTAATAGGTATTTAGGAAGATGTGAAGATGATCAAAGTAAGGAAGAGGTAACTAATAATGTCGTCTACAAAGAGATCACTGCAGGGCAAGTGACTCAATGGCCGAGGATGAAGAAACTGTCTGTGAGTAATATGAGTGTAAAGTATGTTGTGCTAAACAAGATAGGAGCTGCCAACTGGGTTCCTACAAATCACACCTCCTCAATAACTGTAGGGCTAGGCAAGTTCATTTATATAGTTGGAACTAAAATCAATTTTGATTTAGGTACCTACATATTTGAGCAAACTATCAAGCATGCTCATTCATTTGTAGTGAAAATGCCCATTGCATCTCCTACTCTCATTTGTGCAATAATTTTCAGTCAACATATTGGGATTATGAACAACGCATATATAGTAAGCAAGAGTGAATCTCCTTTATATCTTCATTACAAGTTGTTCATAGGGACACATGTCCCAGACATTGTCACAACATCTGGGAAGGAAGTTGCTAATCTAGCTTCAAAAGAGGAAACCATTGCTGAACTCCAAGAAACTTGTAAGGAACTGAATGAGATTATCAAGACGTGCACTGGGAGAAAAATCAGATTAGAAAACCTGATTAGATCATTGGATCAAGACAAAGGTGTGACTGATAGGGATGAAGACAATCAAGAagctaaggaagagaatgatgaagtgaAAAGACCAGCGgagaagaagaaatag
- the LOC131659449 gene encoding uncharacterized protein LOC131659449, with translation MAGRNDAAIAAALEAMAQALGNQPNIGENAGSRSLATFQRENPPVFKGTYDPDGAMTWLKEIERIFRVMDCTPEQKVRYGTHMLAVEADDWWLETRQRLEVAGEEVTWAMFRREFLRKYFPEDVRGKKEIEFLELKQGSMSVTAYAAKFGELAKFYPHYDGPTGEFSKCIKFENGLHPEIKKAISYQKIRVFANLVDSCRIYEEDNTAHYKMISEKRNKNHQNRGKPYDAPAGKGKLEVAEGRQGQRSSGGDAPANVTCFKCGKTGHKSNVCTTEVKRCFRCGKFGHAQSECKHKEVICFNCGEEGHISSLCQKPKKAQIGGKVFAAPLIAIIDIGATCCDIVTGCVEDVVKVIMRCWIFKSKYVMVVTVLNVAMSE, from the exons ATGGCTGGAAGAAACGACGCTGCGATTGCTGCTGCATTGGAGGCTATGGCTCAGGCTTTGGGAAATCAGCCAAACATCGGTGAGAATGCTGGATCTCgcagtttggctaccttccagaGAGAGAATCCGCCTGTCTTCAAGGGTACCTACGATCCTGACGGTGCAATGACTTGgttgaaggagatcgagaggatcttccgtgtgatggattgcactccagagcagaaggttcggtatggtactcacatgctagcggttgaagctgacgactggtggttAGAGACTCGTCAGAGGTTGGAGGTTGCTGGTGAGGAAGTGACGTGGGCTATGTTTCGTAGGGAGTTcctgaggaagtactttcctgaggatgttcgtGGCAAGAAAGAGATCGAGTTCCTTGAGCTGAAACAAGGAAGCATGTCAGTCACTGCTTATGCTGCGAAATTTGGCGAGCTGGCTAAGTTCTATCCGCATTATGATGGACCAACTGGAGAATTCtcgaagtgcatcaagtttgagaacgggCTGCACCCAGAGATCAAGAAGGCTATTAGCTATCAGAAAATTCGAGTATTTGCTAATTTGGTGGATAGTTGCCGAATCTATGAGGAAGACAACACTGCTCACTATAAGATGATCAGTGAGAAGAGGAATAAGAATCACCAAAACCGTGGCAAGCCGTATGATGCTCCAGCTGGAAAAGGTAAACTGGAAGTTGCTGAAGGCCGTCAGGGCCAAAgatctagtgggggagatgctcctgctaatgtgacttgtttcaagtgtgggaAAACTGGGCATAAGAGTAATGTGTGCACTACCGAAGTGAAAAGGTGTTTTCGTTGCGGAAAATTTGGGCATGCACAGTCGGAGTGCAAGCACAAGGAGGTGATTTGCTTCAACTGTGGCGAGGAGGGACATATTAGTAGTCTGTGTCAGAAACCGAAGAAGGCGCAAATCGGTGGAAAAGTGTTCGC TGCTCCTTTAATTGCCATTATTGATATCGGTGCTACTTGTTGTGATATTGTTACTGGTTGTGTAGAAGATGTTGTTAAGGTGATAATGCGATGTTGGATATTCAAGAGTAAGTACGTTATGGTTGTTACTGTTTTGAATGTTGCTATGTCAGAGTAA